One Pseudomonadota bacterium genomic region harbors:
- a CDS encoding type II secretion system F family protein: MPIFIWKGKNSYGEKRKGKFEAPSIEAVENHLKKMRVKPSKIKEAPKDVLENFEMFKPKVTGRDIVIFTRQLSTMIDAGLPLVQSLDILGNQQENPTFKKVLREVRVDVETGTTFADAMKKHPKVFDTLYCNMVDAGEVGGILDTILSRLALFMEKAMTLKKKVKGAMTYPIICLCISVVILGVILIFVVPVFEKMFADFGASLPVPTQIVVAMSNFIKAKILYMIVGVVALVMIYKKIYSTEKGKIKIDGMMMKVPVMGELIQKVAVAKFTRTLGTMLQSGVPILESLNVVARTAGNKVIEIAVYRVADSISEGRPIAEPLDETGVFPSMVVQMINVGESTGALDTMLEKIADFYDEEVDQAVENLTAMIEPFMMVFLGGMIGGLVVAMYLPIFKLGDVVG, from the coding sequence ATGCCGATATTTATTTGGAAAGGAAAGAATTCCTACGGAGAAAAACGCAAAGGTAAATTTGAAGCGCCCTCAATTGAGGCGGTTGAAAATCACCTGAAGAAAATGCGGGTCAAGCCTTCCAAAATTAAAGAGGCGCCCAAAGACGTTTTGGAAAACTTTGAGATGTTCAAGCCCAAGGTAACCGGCAGGGACATCGTAATTTTTACCAGACAGCTTTCAACCATGATTGATGCCGGGTTGCCCCTTGTGCAAAGTCTCGATATCCTCGGTAATCAGCAGGAAAATCCTACTTTCAAAAAGGTGCTCAGGGAAGTGCGCGTCGATGTTGAGACTGGTACCACCTTTGCCGATGCCATGAAAAAGCACCCCAAGGTTTTTGATACTTTGTACTGCAATATGGTTGATGCTGGCGAGGTTGGCGGTATTCTTGATACCATTCTTTCACGACTTGCGCTTTTTATGGAAAAAGCAATGACCCTTAAGAAAAAAGTAAAGGGTGCAATGACCTATCCGATTATCTGTCTTTGTATCTCTGTAGTAATTCTTGGTGTTATTCTTATTTTTGTTGTTCCTGTATTCGAGAAAATGTTTGCGGATTTCGGTGCGTCTCTTCCCGTTCCGACCCAGATTGTTGTGGCCATGAGTAATTTCATCAAGGCCAAAATTTTATATATGATTGTGGGTGTTGTTGCCCTGGTGATGATTTATAAAAAGATTTACAGCACCGAAAAAGGCAAGATCAAGATTGATGGTATGATGATGAAAGTGCCGGTTATGGGTGAACTTATCCAGAAAGTTGCGGTTGCCAAGTTCACCAGGACTCTCGGAACCATGCTGCAAAGTGGTGTGCCGATTCTTGAATCCCTCAATGTTGTTGCGAGAACCGCCGGCAATAAAGTCATTGAAATAGCTGTCTATCGGGTAGCGGACAGTATCAGTGAGGGCCGGCCGATTGCGGAGCCTTTGGACGAGACAGGCGTTTTCCCGAGCATGGTTGTTCAAATGATCAATGTCGGTGAATCAACCGGTGCCCTGGATACAATGCTTGAAAAAATCGCCGATTTTTATGACGAAGAGGTTGACCAGGCAGTGGAAAACCTTACGGCCATGATCGAACCGTTCATGATGGTTTTTCTCGGCGGCATGATCGGTGGGCTTGTTGTCGCCATGTATCTGCCGATATTCAAGCTGGGCGATGTCGTAGGTTAA